A part of Bacteroidia bacterium genomic DNA contains:
- a CDS encoding polysaccharide biosynthesis C-terminal domain-containing protein: protein MVVLLNLLIKPVWLLIEMEVQNQVGHTDWGLYSGLFSFGFLFIAFSDMGVSQYITKTLASDRGLLHSYFPNLLTFKLVISIFYPFILVGLGWLMGYDTHELYFLLLLCLVHAGNQLMAYFRAGFQALQQFTLDGILSVFERVILMILVGYLYMTSLNIERFIYIRVLTALLGSAVFYFLFVWLHGWIKPKMDTKLIRQVLKLSFPFAMMTILYSVHDKVDQVMLLRIGGAKENGLYAGAYRWLDAFSMYMWTVLPIFFARFAYVIKDFKAQERLLHFGQVIVALPMVFVSVFVFFYGEKLLFLFGKSSAAEITVMSACLRALFVAVLFNGIFAIFSTLLTSTDHEKFVNRLAVFSILINVILNWIFIPAYGAVASAWTTVASYAFLDIAYVFYIRKYIPVKIPWIQMGKIALAGICTAGIFFLFGKTSLEWYWTTLIAGVGLAAFSILSGLISLKKIKTFTV from the coding sequence ATTGTTGTTTTGCTAAATCTCCTGATCAAGCCAGTATGGCTGCTCATTGAGATGGAAGTGCAAAACCAGGTAGGTCATACAGACTGGGGGTTATACTCCGGACTGTTTTCTTTTGGGTTTTTGTTTATCGCTTTTTCAGATATGGGGGTAAGCCAGTATATCACGAAGACTCTGGCTTCAGACCGTGGACTGCTGCATTCCTACTTTCCCAATCTCCTGACATTCAAACTGGTTATCAGCATATTTTATCCTTTTATTCTGGTGGGGTTGGGATGGCTGATGGGCTATGATACGCATGAACTGTATTTTTTACTCCTCCTCTGTCTGGTTCATGCAGGAAACCAGCTTATGGCTTATTTCCGGGCAGGATTTCAGGCTTTACAGCAATTTACCCTCGATGGGATACTCTCTGTCTTTGAACGAGTAATCTTGATGATTCTGGTCGGCTATTTATATATGACCAGCCTGAATATCGAACGGTTTATTTATATCCGGGTATTAACGGCTTTGCTGGGAAGTGCTGTATTTTACTTCCTCTTTGTGTGGTTGCATGGCTGGATTAAACCCAAAATGGATACGAAGCTGATCCGTCAGGTACTGAAGCTCAGTTTCCCGTTTGCTATGATGACGATCCTTTATTCAGTCCACGACAAGGTCGATCAGGTCATGTTGCTAAGAATCGGTGGTGCAAAAGAGAATGGATTGTATGCCGGGGCTTACCGCTGGCTGGATGCATTCAGTATGTATATGTGGACGGTTCTTCCTATATTTTTTGCACGTTTTGCTTATGTTATCAAAGACTTTAAGGCGCAGGAGAGATTACTGCATTTCGGGCAGGTGATTGTTGCCCTGCCCATGGTTTTTGTCAGTGTATTCGTTTTTTTCTATGGAGAGAAGTTGCTCTTTCTGTTTGGAAAGAGTTCGGCAGCGGAAATCACGGTTATGAGTGCCTGCCTTCGGGCGTTGTTTGTAGCGGTTTTATTCAACGGAATATTTGCCATATTCAGCACCCTGCTTACCTCAACGGATCACGAAAAATTTGTGAATCGCCTGGCGGTATTCAGCATATTGATCAACGTGATTCTCAACTGGATTTTTATCCCGGCTTACGGCGCTGTTGCATCTGCATGGACAACGGTAGCCAGCTACGCTTTTTTGGATATCGCCTATGTATTTTATATACGCAAATATATTCCGGTAAAAATCCCCTGGATACAAATGGGGAAAATTGCTTTGGCTGGCATATGTACTGCAGGAATATTTTTTCTTTTCGGTAAAACTTCGCTGGAATGGTATTGGACGACCCTTATCGCCGGTGTCGGACTGGCGGCATTCAGCATACTTTCCGGACTGATTTCCCTTAAAAAAATCAAAACATTTACGGTATAA